One genomic window of Nicotiana sylvestris chromosome 10, ASM39365v2, whole genome shotgun sequence includes the following:
- the LOC104246693 gene encoding COP1-interactive protein 1-like, whose amino-acid sequence MEAELAKQRLKGCMKAFQSHIDPEKEEQLRCIKLEIESKVKRIVKLSKSIHKGSREGNLRRRSELIQLVDDFHKQYKSLYAMYENVRGEIKKKLCATNDDDAASSSSSVSDSEAYHSPWQFAGESSSYFSNAANLETASLDLDSLPDSPISSGQEPESGDFFKDLSNQGKEIENSMTQKLINESAWLKEIVTEKEEEILSLTKKYEVHESERLAQMKKLEDQIATMKLELETSCVRKKELEDQIMCKSNDIKQLEESNTGLQAQVQEFEAAFRDKEDQFSDILTKFEENQINSKSRIDDLMAQANSLQQELDSLHTERNELKHKLFIQEELKSLSDKKTELELSLEKKCHEATVEVKDLTEKVEFLQQELETSSHHKSALELTLKEKTEELSDCHLQIDNLREKLTSAILVEKETLKENEGLKVQVKDLKLEVDSLCSQKSDLEKEIRDINREAYRSKLEKEELSDKMTELETKLLEKKEELSTLQKKHEAYANDMSRQNASLAARISTIQQQLRNGETEKIHLQSQLEKEKHESFHSLNEMEKRNAELTTKITDQEKSLRENEDTINKLNEEHKQMKTRLEESKSNLQNAERKIEEMTEELRKKFEDGLRILSRRIRVAEQMHLENKEWYQKTRDSYEKENNDLKEKNASLQFGIRGIKDISLTANDTLASLDTVALKFEECTAHFFNRISKVSCELKFVKDWVMRKNKAIVHVQDDLDCLLAQLDDKEAEILVYREKVWKSDNKVRELEKMIKEKDDGMLALKEEKREAIRQLCIWIDYHRSRSDYYQKSLSVFGSRRNL is encoded by the exons ATGGAAGCAGAATTGGCGAAACAACGTTTGAAGGGTTGCATGAAGGCATTTCAGAGTCATATTGATCCTgaaaaggaagaacaattgagatGCATAAAATTAG AGATTGAAAGCAAAGTAAAAAGGATTGTAAAGCTGAGCAAGAGTATACACAAAGGAAGTAGAGAAGGGAACTTAAGGAGAAGATCAGAACTTATCCAACTTGTCGATGATTTTCACAAACAATACAAGTCCCTCTATGCTATGTATGAAAATGTCAGaggggaaataaagaaaaaactttGCGCCACAAACGACGATGATGctgcatcttcatcttcttcagtttCAGATTCAGAAGCATATCATTCCCCTTGGCAATTCGCTGGCGAAAGCAGCTCATACTTTTCCAATGCTGCAAATTTGGAAACTGCAAGTTTGGATTTGGATTCATTACCTGATTCACCAATATCTTCTGGTCAAGAACCGGAGTCTGGAGATTTTTTCAAGGACCTGAGCAATCAAGGCAAAGAGATAgagaatagcatgacacagaaGTTGATAAATGAATCGGCTTGGTTAAAGGAGATTGtaacagaaaaagaagaagaaatcctGTCTCTTACCAAGAAATATGAGGTTCACGAGAGCGAGAGGCTTGCTCAGATGAAGAAGTTAGAGGATCAAATCGCTACGATGAAGCTTGAGCTTGAAACCTCATGTGTACGCAAGAAAGAACTTGAGGATCAGATTATGTGCAAGTCGAACGATATTAAACAACTAGAAGAAAGTAATACAGGGTTGCAAGCTCAAGTCCAAGAATTTGAAGCAGCATTTAGAGATAAAGAAGATCAGTTTTCTGATATTCTTACAAAGTTTGAGGAAAATCAGATCAACTCAAAGTCTAGAATTGATGATTTGATGGCACAGGCAAATAGTCTGCAGCAAGAGTTAGACTCTTTACATACTGAAAGGAATGAACTAAAACATAAACTGTTTAtacaagaagagctcaagtcctTAAGCGATAAAAAAACTGAGTTGGAGTTATCACTGGAAAAGAAGTGTCATGAGGCAACTGTCGAAGTTAAGGATTTAACCGAAAAGGTTGAGTTTCTGCAGCAGGAGTTGGAAACCTCGAGCCATCATAAATCAGCACTAGAGTTGACACTCAAAGAAAAGACTGAAGAACTATCAGACTGTCATCTCCAGATTGATAATTTGAGAGAGAAACTAACAAGCGCCATTTTGGTTGAGAAGGAAACACTAAAAGAGAACGAAGGCTTAAAAGTACAGGTAAAAGACTTGAAATTGGAGGTAGACTCACTATGCAGCCAAAAGAGTGACTTGGAAAAGGAAATAAGGGATATAAACCGAGAAGCTTATCGTTCAAAGTTAGAAAAAGAGGAGCTAAGTGATAAGATGACAGAGTTAGAAACCAAACTACTAGAGAAGAAAGAAGAGCTCTCAACTCTTCAAAAGAAACATGAGGCCTACGCGAATGATATGTCCCGTCAGAATGCATCTTTGGCAGCACGAATTAGCACGATTCAACAGCAGCTGCGAAATGGGGAAACTGAAAAAATTCATTTACAGTCACAGCTTGAGAAAGAGAAACACGAGTCCTTTCATAGCCTTAATGAAATGGAAAAGAGAAACGCTGAATTGACAACGAAGATCACAGATCAGGAGAAGTCACTAAGAGAAAATGAAGATACTATTAACAAATTGAATGAGGAACATAAGCAAATGAAGACCAGGTTAGAAGAATCCAAATCCAATTTGCAAAATGCTGAAAGGAAAATAGAAGAAATGACAGAAGAACTGCGCAAGAAGTTTGAAGACGGTTTGAGAATCTTGAGTAGAAGGATCCGCGTGGCAGAACAAATGCACCTTGAGAACAAGGAGTGGTACCAGAAAACAAGAGACTCGTACGAGAAAGAAAATAATGATCTAAAAGAAAAGAATGCAAGTTTGCAATTTGGGATAAGGGGTATTAAGGATATATCATTGACAGCAAACGACACGCTAGCTTCACTAGACACAGTGGCTCTAAAATTTGAAGAGTGTACAGCTCATTTCTTTAATCGAATATCCAAGGTATCTTGTGAGCTGAAATTTGTAAAAGATTGGGTTATGAGAAAAAATAAAGCGATAGTACATGTCCAAGATGATCTAGATTGCTTACTTGCACAGTTGGATGACAAGGAAGCAGAGATATTAGTGTACAGAGAGAAAGTTTGGAAGTCAGACAATAAGGTAAGAGAATTGGAGAAAATGATAAAGGAGAAAGACGACGGGATGTTAGCTCTCAAGGAGGAAAAGAGGGAAGCCATTCGACAACTATGTATATGGATTGATTACCATCGAAGTCGCTCTGATTATTACCAAAAATCACTTTCTGTCTTTGGCAGTAGAAGGAATCTTTAG